A stretch of the Terriglobales bacterium genome encodes the following:
- a CDS encoding chemotaxis protein CheW, which yields MSSDLHIVGFRVGAETFGVPITCVHEIVRVPEITSVPDSPEFVEGVINLRGKIVSVVDLRKRFGEQHTSTDKKNRVIVVDSEGKLVGLIVDSASEVMRIPHSEIEPPPRVMKDESETYVTGVGKLKNRLIILVDLQRVLKRGELQKASTIAENMAVQ from the coding sequence ATGAGCAGCGACCTGCACATAGTCGGCTTTCGGGTAGGAGCGGAAACCTTTGGGGTTCCCATCACGTGCGTGCATGAGATCGTGCGCGTGCCGGAGATCACGTCGGTGCCCGATTCGCCGGAGTTCGTCGAAGGGGTGATCAACCTTCGCGGCAAGATCGTTTCGGTGGTTGACCTGCGCAAGCGCTTTGGAGAACAACACACATCGACGGACAAAAAGAACCGGGTCATCGTGGTGGATTCCGAAGGCAAGCTGGTCGGGCTAATTGTTGATTCGGCGTCGGAGGTAATGCGCATTCCGCACTCCGAGATCGAACCGCCTCCGAGAGTCATGAAAGACGAGAGCGAAACGTACGTGACTGGCGTGGGCAAGTTGAAGAACCGGCTGATCATCCTGGTCGATCTGCAACGGGTGCTGAAGCGCGGCGAGTTACAGAAAGCAAGCACGATTGCGGAAAACATGGCAGTGCAGTAA
- a CDS encoding energy transducer TonB, translating into MLTRKFKHWFSITLILGLLGLSLGVSAATAIDDGGRKVKTKVSPVYPDLAKRMNLSGVVKVEVVIAANGSVKDTKVIGGHPLLVESAVSAVKKWRYEPASNDTTQVVEFQFSNGNDR; encoded by the coding sequence GTGTTAACCCGTAAATTTAAACATTGGTTCTCAATAACTCTCATTCTTGGACTACTTGGATTATCGCTGGGAGTCTCAGCAGCCACTGCCATCGACGATGGCGGACGAAAGGTGAAGACAAAGGTCTCGCCCGTCTACCCCGATCTAGCGAAGCGGATGAACCTGAGCGGTGTTGTGAAGGTGGAAGTGGTAATTGCAGCAAACGGGTCGGTGAAGGACACAAAGGTGATTGGCGGACACCCCTTACTGGTGGAGTCGGCCGTCAGCGCAGTTAAGAAGTGGCGCTACGAACCAGCCTCAAACGACACCACGCAGGTGGTGGAGTTTCAGTTCAGCAACGGTAACGACAGGTAA
- a CDS encoding CheR family methyltransferase encodes MATSIPITEPELKLLQTLVYHECGMYFDERRAHFLQDRLQRRLKACRLDSFYSYYRLLTSREGKAELTSLLEILTVNETSFFRNKPQLELFQKTTLEEMLRRKQERRDWTLRVWSAGCSTGQEPYTLAMQIADALAYYYLRNPLPFDMPVPKPLIPPPWRVEVLASDISYSALRTAQEGLYSENQMEPVDYMYRLRYFDKLGDHYQVKRAVRDLVHFDFHNLKTEFLPQRNDFIFCRNVMIYFDEAEQKRLIEKFYRCLNQDGYLFVGHAESLFGLTDRFRMIHQNNGTAYQKIEVEL; translated from the coding sequence ATGGCAACGTCCATACCCATCACCGAGCCTGAGCTGAAGTTGTTGCAGACACTCGTCTACCACGAATGTGGGATGTACTTTGACGAGCGGCGCGCACACTTCCTGCAGGACCGTTTGCAGCGCCGCCTGAAAGCCTGCCGGCTCGACTCCTTCTATAGCTACTACCGCCTGCTCACCAGCCGTGAAGGCAAGGCGGAACTGACTTCCCTGCTTGAAATCCTGACCGTCAACGAAACCAGCTTCTTCCGCAACAAGCCGCAGTTGGAGCTTTTCCAGAAGACAACGCTGGAAGAGATGCTCCGCCGCAAGCAGGAACGTCGCGACTGGACATTGCGAGTGTGGAGTGCAGGCTGTTCTACGGGGCAAGAGCCGTATACGCTCGCGATGCAGATCGCGGACGCACTGGCTTACTACTATCTTCGCAACCCTCTGCCGTTTGACATGCCGGTTCCGAAGCCGCTGATCCCGCCTCCGTGGCGGGTGGAAGTGCTGGCTTCGGACATCAGCTATTCGGCTTTGCGGACGGCGCAAGAAGGGCTTTATTCCGAAAACCAGATGGAGCCGGTGGACTATATGTACCGGCTGCGCTACTTCGACAAACTTGGTGACCATTACCAGGTGAAACGAGCGGTACGCGACCTGGTCCACTTCGATTTCCATAACCTGAAAACAGAATTCCTCCCGCAGCGGAATGACTTCATTTTCTGCCGGAACGTGATGATCTATTTCGACGAGGCGGAGCAGAAACGCTTAATCGAGAAGTTCTATCGCTGCTTGAATCAGGACGGATATCTATTCGTCGGACATGCAGAAAGCCTATTTGGACTCACCGACCGGTTCCGGATGATTCACCAGAATAACGGTACCGCGTACCAGAAGATCGAGGTGGAGTTGTGA
- a CDS encoding chemotaxis protein CheA, which translates to MNFFSEERAAELRELFFESAQELLQALNDQGLDLEKAPGDAEIVRGIRRTVHTLKGDSAACGFRELSELAHELEDVLTPELAASAGTGLAEVVLSAADMFDALLAAYRGNMQPPKADPLRTMISKLLKAPGGSTAAKKFVPEFSWTEYDRLAMKNAVEAGEVVYCVAVSMDRNSPMRAAAVQVILNAFPLLGRVLARHPEHIPVDGTLDVIEVALATSVSKAEIEKKCAIPTVVDGIVVNQWTPPVQESATHVDADADVLGIAATHTPVASPAVPDLEEAVVEAAQRPAKAKEAQPVENTLRVDADRIDAVMNLVGELIIGKSMLYQSIHEFGKRFPKDPLKVRFVDAMSKQAQVLNALQRSVMKIRMVPVEQLFRRFPRVLRDTAKQCGKDAELVMVGQETDLDKGILDQLAEPLTHLVRNAVDHGIESPEERVAAGKPPQGFLKLSAYHQANHVVIEVADDGRGISADKIAEKAVQRGIATADQIATMSDHQKLELIFESGFSTSDEITELSGRGVGMDVVRSVVARLKGSIQIISTPGRGTTFRLTLPLTLAIIKALLFSSGDQLYAVPLNSVVEITRASHDQIHRVDNCEVLRIRDEVITLARLSRLMPEARENSISKFFVVVVAMGDRKFGLIVDKLVGEDELVIKAMDDQLVATELVSGASILGDGTVVLILNVPVLVDRVAYARIPVAPVPVARAASMGAAV; encoded by the coding sequence GTGAACTTCTTCTCAGAAGAACGGGCAGCGGAATTACGCGAACTGTTTTTCGAGAGCGCACAGGAATTACTGCAAGCGCTGAACGACCAGGGCCTGGACCTGGAAAAAGCTCCAGGAGACGCGGAAATCGTGCGTGGAATTCGCAGGACCGTTCACACATTGAAGGGCGATTCCGCGGCGTGTGGGTTCCGTGAGCTGAGTGAGCTTGCGCACGAGCTGGAAGACGTACTGACGCCGGAACTGGCTGCGTCCGCGGGTACAGGACTCGCGGAAGTGGTCTTGAGCGCTGCCGATATGTTCGACGCGCTGCTGGCTGCGTACCGCGGAAACATGCAGCCTCCCAAAGCTGACCCGCTGCGGACGATGATTTCCAAGCTGCTCAAGGCGCCCGGGGGAAGCACGGCGGCTAAGAAGTTTGTGCCGGAGTTCTCCTGGACCGAATACGACCGGCTCGCAATGAAGAACGCCGTCGAAGCAGGCGAGGTGGTCTACTGTGTCGCCGTGTCGATGGACCGCAACTCTCCGATGAGGGCGGCGGCGGTGCAGGTGATTCTGAACGCGTTCCCTTTGCTCGGAAGAGTACTCGCACGGCACCCTGAACACATTCCGGTAGACGGCACGCTTGACGTGATTGAAGTAGCGCTCGCGACGTCCGTTTCCAAGGCCGAGATCGAGAAGAAGTGCGCGATCCCAACCGTGGTGGATGGCATCGTCGTGAACCAGTGGACGCCTCCCGTTCAGGAGTCCGCCACTCACGTAGATGCTGATGCGGATGTGCTCGGCATCGCGGCCACACACACGCCAGTCGCTTCCCCTGCAGTTCCGGATTTAGAAGAGGCTGTTGTCGAAGCGGCACAACGTCCTGCCAAAGCCAAGGAAGCTCAGCCGGTCGAGAACACGCTGCGCGTGGATGCCGACCGAATCGATGCGGTGATGAACCTGGTGGGCGAACTCATTATCGGCAAGTCGATGCTTTACCAGTCGATCCATGAGTTCGGAAAGCGGTTCCCCAAGGATCCACTGAAGGTCCGTTTTGTGGACGCGATGTCGAAACAGGCGCAGGTGCTGAACGCGCTGCAGCGGTCAGTGATGAAGATTCGCATGGTGCCGGTTGAGCAATTGTTCCGTCGGTTTCCACGAGTGCTGCGTGACACCGCAAAGCAGTGCGGGAAGGATGCCGAGCTGGTGATGGTCGGGCAGGAGACCGATCTGGACAAAGGCATTCTCGACCAGCTTGCCGAGCCTTTGACGCACCTGGTGCGGAATGCAGTTGACCATGGCATTGAATCGCCGGAAGAGCGAGTAGCTGCCGGCAAACCTCCGCAAGGATTCCTGAAGCTCAGTGCATATCACCAGGCGAATCACGTGGTGATCGAGGTGGCGGACGACGGCCGGGGAATCTCCGCTGACAAGATTGCGGAGAAAGCAGTCCAACGTGGCATTGCTACGGCCGACCAGATCGCCACGATGTCGGACCATCAGAAACTGGAGCTTATCTTTGAATCGGGCTTCAGCACGAGTGATGAAATCACGGAATTATCCGGACGTGGCGTAGGCATGGACGTGGTCCGCAGCGTGGTAGCACGGCTGAAAGGATCGATCCAGATCATCAGCACGCCGGGACGAGGCACCACCTTCCGGCTGACGTTGCCACTAACCCTGGCCATCATCAAGGCATTGTTGTTCTCCTCGGGCGACCAACTCTATGCGGTACCGCTGAACTCCGTGGTGGAGATCACACGCGCAAGTCACGACCAGATCCATCGCGTGGATAACTGCGAGGTACTGCGCATTCGTGACGAGGTAATCACTCTCGCTCGATTGAGCCGGTTGATGCCGGAGGCCCGGGAGAATTCGATCAGCAAGTTTTTCGTAGTAGTGGTCGCGATGGGAGACCGAAAATTCGGACTCATCGTAGACAAGCTAGTCGGCGAGGACGAGTTAGTCATCAAGGCCATGGACGACCAATTGGTCGCAACGGAGCTGGTAAGCGGCGCAAGCATCCTCGGAGACGGGACGGTGGTGTTAATCCTGAACGTTCCCGTGCTGGTGGACCGTGTTGCTTACGCACGCATTCCCGTTGCACCCGTTCCGGTCGCCCGAGCCGCATCCATGGGTGCTGCCGTATGA
- a CDS encoding methyl-accepting chemotaxis protein translates to MSIRRKLYLNFGLVLLVVVFLCLINIAAVQREHSARNATQHAFDFSQEVEGIRFQMMQNRQQLSNYLLSGSNNEVNSLTDGLAKLREAISKAGQQAQTDQQKNSLSKLSDSERDWENNFARPLIEKRKQVDSGNATVGELQIQYLQLDPVVWTSKSTTHVDELERFIDQDLSDQRKEDATASTVTMLVAILGAALALGVGSFIAYRTTNAILNPLDRLIGVAREIGETGDLEHQIDIRQNDEIGVLAKTFSTMVGYLREMSQVSEAIARGDLTVQVRPRSQRDTLAIAFTRMIEGLRSLVSAVRDSASQVSSGSNQVASASEESAKLSVQASSSIDEVTSTMHEMSVNVQNMVKSTQMQSSSVSETSSSIDEMVASIQRVADTAKVLLDISQRSREEVQAGISTMQKTTDGLGRINTSIQSSSEIIDVLGTRADDIGKIIEVIDDLAEQTNLLALNAAIEAARAGEHGLGFAVVAEEVRKLAEKSAASTKEISELIQSIQKEARRAVENMQKSTTIVDEGLTLGTDLNGALKKISNVVTEVYKFAQEIGAATNEQSHGSSQIAKATTRLNELTHEINSAVEEQASGAQAVVMAMERMRELIQRFTSGSTELAASAEQMSKMSRVLIDSMDRFSIDANSSRVPAAPPAYGRGDNGNGYGKSNGYSYGNGSGNGNGNGNGSFENAYGVARV, encoded by the coding sequence ATGAGCATACGAAGAAAGCTGTACTTAAATTTTGGACTCGTTCTCCTGGTAGTGGTGTTCCTGTGCCTGATCAACATCGCCGCGGTTCAGCGTGAACACTCGGCTCGCAATGCGACGCAGCACGCATTCGATTTCTCGCAGGAAGTGGAGGGGATCCGGTTCCAGATGATGCAGAACCGGCAGCAACTGAGCAATTACCTGCTCAGTGGTTCGAACAACGAAGTGAATTCCCTGACGGATGGGCTTGCGAAGCTGCGGGAAGCAATCTCGAAAGCAGGCCAGCAGGCACAAACCGACCAGCAAAAAAACTCTCTTTCGAAACTGAGCGATTCCGAGCGGGATTGGGAGAACAATTTTGCGCGTCCGTTGATCGAGAAGCGCAAGCAAGTTGATTCGGGCAACGCCACGGTTGGCGAACTGCAAATTCAGTATCTCCAGCTTGACCCGGTAGTTTGGACATCAAAGTCGACCACGCATGTCGATGAACTAGAACGCTTCATCGATCAAGACTTGAGCGACCAGCGTAAGGAAGACGCGACAGCGAGCACCGTGACCATGCTGGTGGCCATCCTCGGCGCAGCGTTGGCGCTGGGGGTCGGCAGCTTCATCGCTTACCGCACAACCAACGCCATTCTCAATCCTCTGGACCGTCTGATCGGCGTAGCACGTGAGATCGGCGAGACCGGCGACCTTGAGCACCAGATCGACATTCGACAGAACGACGAAATCGGAGTACTGGCCAAGACCTTCAGCACGATGGTCGGTTATTTGCGCGAGATGTCACAGGTATCCGAGGCCATCGCGCGCGGCGATTTAACCGTGCAGGTTCGCCCCCGTTCGCAGCGAGACACCCTGGCAATCGCGTTTACCCGCATGATCGAAGGGCTTCGTTCGCTGGTGAGTGCGGTCCGCGACAGCGCGTCGCAGGTATCGAGTGGTTCGAACCAGGTCGCGAGCGCATCCGAAGAATCCGCCAAGCTCAGCGTACAGGCCTCCTCGTCCATCGACGAAGTCACCAGCACGATGCACGAGATGAGCGTGAACGTGCAGAACATGGTGAAAAGCACGCAGATGCAGTCTTCCAGCGTCAGCGAGACATCATCGTCCATCGACGAAATGGTGGCGTCGATCCAGCGCGTGGCCGACACGGCCAAGGTGCTGCTCGACATATCGCAGAGATCACGCGAAGAAGTGCAAGCCGGCATTTCCACGATGCAGAAGACGACCGACGGTCTGGGACGCATCAACACCTCGATTCAGTCTTCGTCAGAGATCATCGACGTCCTGGGAACGAGGGCAGACGACATTGGCAAGATCATCGAAGTCATCGACGACCTGGCCGAGCAAACTAACCTGCTGGCACTGAACGCCGCCATCGAAGCGGCCCGCGCCGGAGAACACGGGCTCGGATTCGCGGTGGTTGCGGAAGAAGTTCGCAAATTGGCGGAGAAGTCGGCCGCCAGCACCAAGGAAATTTCAGAGCTTATCCAAAGCATTCAGAAAGAAGCTCGTCGCGCGGTCGAGAACATGCAGAAGAGCACCACGATCGTGGACGAAGGACTGACTCTCGGCACCGACTTGAACGGCGCGTTGAAAAAGATCTCGAACGTCGTAACCGAGGTTTACAAGTTCGCGCAGGAAATCGGCGCAGCGACAAACGAGCAGTCGCATGGATCTTCACAGATTGCCAAAGCAACAACCCGATTGAACGAACTGACCCACGAGATCAACTCGGCGGTGGAAGAGCAGGCGTCGGGAGCGCAGGCGGTCGTGATGGCGATGGAACGCATGCGCGAACTGATTCAGCGTTTCACGTCCGGCTCGACCGAACTGGCAGCTTCTGCCGAACAGATGTCGAAAATGTCTCGCGTGCTGATCGACAGCATGGACCGATTCTCGATCGATGCAAACAGCAGCCGAGTGCCGGCCGCGCCGCCTGCTTACGGCCGAGGGGATAACGGCAATGGCTACGGCAAGTCGAACGGCTACAGCTACGGTAATGGAAGTGGCAACGGGAACGGAAACGGCAACGGTTCGTTCGAGAACGCCTACGGCGTGGCAAGGGTATAG